A stretch of Patagioenas fasciata isolate bPatFas1 chromosome 4, bPatFas1.hap1, whole genome shotgun sequence DNA encodes these proteins:
- the LOC136101439 gene encoding uncharacterized protein: MAAGSSTVFQAGREGTCVPEKPLLINLNKLITQAINGLDREGFPNRHGTFFSPRRRGRGFPRTCAAAFPVPAPHHRSAPPPRGRVGRPEPPGSSAGECRPGRAGPPPQARRGRDGTGQERRGAPAAGQAVFPFAGVPQRSFPASLCGDLCVNQSRMDRYRYFIFNQRNMVVLGLFQIAFSTVCVVSGFIDAFFRTETQLGKTRAPIWAGMVMGVPGVLALFSSQRKNPVLVNVLIVASIISCVAILIVIVYSSFTLNYGEEEELSSTPVHVIHTKFVLNKVVKGANIAMLAASLCSAGVVLVMAHLGCRSLPRCSCYDSVTGMEWLQPSEDQNQAVEMVCAVQSPGGRIFDFPDEFPAQDLDTEEDASKPPPYIRMA; this comes from the exons atggcagcaggcagcagcactgtCTTCCAGGCAG GCAGAGAGGGTACCTGTGTGCCAGAGAAGCCATTGCTCATCAATCTAAATAAACTGATCACACAAGCCATTAACGGTCTGGACAGAGAGGGTTTCCCCAAC CGACAcggaacttttttttcccctcggaGGCGGGGCCGCGGCTTTCCCCGTACCTGCGCTGCGGCTTTCCCCGTACCTGCTCCGCACCACCGGTCGGCACCACCTCCGCGGGGCCGGGTGGGGCGGCCGGAGCCGCCGGGGAGCAGCGCCGGTGAAtgccggccgggccgggccgggcccccgccGCAGGCCAGGagaggacgggacgggacgggacaggagaggagaggagcccCGGCCGCAG GACAAGCCGTTTTCCCCTTCGCTGGAGTGCCACAGCGCAGCTTTCCAGCCTCCCTGTGTGGGGATTTATGTGTGAATCAAAGCAGAATGGATCGCTATCGATATTTCATCTTTAACCAGAGGAATATGGTCGTGCTGGGTCTGTTCCAGATAGCCTTCAGCACGGTGTGCGTCGTCAGCGGGTTCATTGATGCCTTTTTCAGAACAGAGACTCAGCTGGGCAAAACCAGAGCTCCAATTTGGGCTGGGATG GTGATGGGAGTCCCAGGCGTCCTGGCTTTGTTTTCCTCTCAGAGGAAGAATCCAGTTCTC GTGAATGTGCTGATAGTTGCTTCCATAATCTCTTGTGTTGCCATCCTCATCGTGATAGTTTATAGCTCCTTCACACTGAACTATGGTGAAGAGGAGGAGCTGAGTTCTACCCCAGTCCATGTTATCCATACA AAGTTTGTACTTAATAAAGTAGTCAAGGGTGCTAATATAGCCATGTTAGCTGCGTCCCTCTGCAGTGCTGGTGTTGTGCTGGTGATGGCTCACTTGGGATGCCGCAGCCTTCCACGCTGCTCATGCTATGACAGCGTAACTGGGATG GAATGGTTACAACCCAGTGAGGACCAAAATCAGGCTGTGGAAATGGTTTGTGCTGTGCAAA gtcctgggggcagaatttttgacTTCCCAGATGAGTTTCCAGCTCAGGACTTAGACACAGAGGAAGATGCATCCAAGCCTCCACCATATATCAGAATGGCTTGA